A genomic segment from Dermatobacter hominis encodes:
- a CDS encoding PKD domain-containing protein produces MTRNGTGPGGARRKRGTPALVALVAAALVAAVLAIMPFGADAQPVSNPGPFNMKITGGNMAIKETSFDLTAKPLPACSDADDNDDDGATDFPADPQCTAANDNSELASGYQPKEDTTIAGTITASGAVSVPQSGVYFPPAYLEASGAVITATIQPTAAATGNLNPLTGVANVNVSVRVKLEGSPSGISLGSSCYIGPISLALTTGTTNPPAPNTPITGVPYDASTGVATMVNNSFSVPGASGCGPLGLANGELNSQLGLPAASGTNTAVLIGSVNPIIGKGVKADFTPSVTTGSAPLTVNFNGTTSTAAKTITSYAWDFGNGQTGTGSTAFTTYSTPGTYNAKLTITDSDGDVDSKTVPITVNEPPNAPPIAAIGTSGSSGNAPFTVNFTGSGSSDPDGTISSYAWDFGNGQTATTADASTTYNSAGTYNATLTVTDNKGATNTATQVITVAPKPNVPPTAVANVVSIVGTVPMTVNLSGASSSDSDGTISSYAWDFGNGQTATGVTTQVTYTTAGTYTVTLVVTDSQGGTGTQTVNIDVSENPNIAPTAVAAATPTSGTAPLSVSFDGSESSDLDGTIVSYSWNFGNGQSGSGVTASASYTIPGTYDAVLTITDNRGATSTAHTTVLVNRPPNQAPLAQASATPSTGTAPLLVQLSSAGSSDADGAIVSYAWNFGDGQNGTGPSPTHAYTAAGTYTATLTVTDNQGATALKSTTITVVAPNQLPTAVIQASPTAGPAPLLVNLNGASSTDPDGSIVQYTWDLGNGQTATGPTTSTTYSAAGTYTVKLTVKDDKGAQRSATQAIVVSGANAKPVPALLALPTSGVAPLLVTVNATGSVDPDGSIVSYQWDFGNGQTANGLLSQVTYTTAGTYTITLTVKDNKNATSTATETIVVDPPQTVTDRVRIQFNGARNYAYEGRTTTGNLYINRDEFGISKVGGSAGYVGPGGSSGTITVDLNRFLWFNSFLGTVTVNDSQNGIGNLSSQVVFTALSSPSANSARLSGTWYLGGQWWDPASAYGFAFTIDDRA; encoded by the coding sequence ATGACCAGGAACGGGACGGGGCCCGGAGGGGCCCGGAGGAAGAGGGGGACGCCGGCGCTGGTCGCGCTCGTGGCTGCGGCGCTCGTCGCCGCGGTGCTGGCGATCATGCCGTTCGGCGCCGACGCGCAACCGGTGTCGAACCCGGGGCCGTTCAACATGAAGATCACCGGCGGCAACATGGCGATCAAGGAGACGTCGTTCGATCTGACGGCCAAGCCGCTGCCGGCGTGCTCCGACGCCGATGACAACGACGACGACGGGGCGACGGACTTCCCGGCGGACCCGCAGTGCACCGCCGCCAACGACAACAGCGAGCTCGCCTCGGGCTACCAGCCCAAGGAGGACACGACGATCGCGGGCACGATCACCGCGTCGGGCGCCGTCAGCGTGCCGCAGAGCGGCGTCTACTTCCCGCCGGCCTACCTCGAGGCATCGGGTGCGGTCATCACCGCGACCATCCAGCCGACGGCCGCGGCCACCGGCAACCTCAACCCGCTGACCGGTGTGGCCAACGTCAACGTCTCGGTCCGGGTCAAGCTGGAGGGCAGCCCCTCGGGCATCAGCCTCGGCAGCTCCTGCTACATCGGGCCGATCTCGCTGGCCCTGACGACCGGCACGACGAACCCGCCGGCGCCGAACACGCCGATCACCGGCGTGCCCTACGACGCCTCGACCGGCGTCGCCACGATGGTCAACAACTCGTTCAGCGTCCCGGGCGCCAGCGGCTGCGGCCCGCTCGGCCTCGCCAACGGCGAGCTCAACAGCCAGCTCGGCCTTCCGGCCGCGTCGGGCACCAACACGGCGGTCCTCATCGGCAGCGTCAACCCGATCATCGGCAAGGGCGTCAAGGCCGACTTCACCCCGTCGGTCACGACCGGCAGCGCGCCGCTGACCGTGAACTTCAACGGCACGACCTCGACCGCCGCCAAGACGATCACCAGCTACGCCTGGGACTTCGGCAACGGCCAGACCGGCACGGGCTCCACGGCCTTCACCACCTACAGCACGCCGGGGACCTACAACGCCAAGCTGACGATCACCGACAGCGACGGCGACGTCGACTCCAAGACCGTGCCGATCACCGTCAACGAGCCGCCGAACGCGCCGCCGATCGCGGCCATCGGCACCTCGGGCTCGTCCGGCAACGCGCCGTTCACCGTGAACTTCACCGGCAGCGGCTCGTCCGACCCCGACGGGACGATCTCCAGCTACGCCTGGGACTTCGGCAACGGCCAGACGGCCACCACGGCCGATGCCTCGACCACCTACAACTCGGCGGGCACGTACAACGCCACGCTGACGGTGACGGACAACAAGGGCGCGACCAACACGGCGACCCAGGTCATCACCGTGGCGCCGAAGCCCAACGTCCCCCCGACCGCCGTGGCCAACGTGGTCTCGATCGTCGGCACGGTCCCGATGACCGTCAACCTCTCGGGCGCGAGCTCGAGCGACTCGGACGGCACGATCTCGAGCTACGCATGGGACTTCGGCAACGGCCAGACGGCCACCGGCGTGACCACGCAGGTCACGTACACCACCGCCGGCACCTACACGGTCACGCTCGTCGTGACCGACAGCCAGGGCGGTACGGGCACCCAGACGGTGAACATCGACGTCTCGGAGAACCCGAACATCGCTCCGACGGCGGTGGCCGCGGCCACCCCGACGTCGGGCACCGCGCCGCTGTCCGTGAGCTTCGACGGCAGCGAGAGCTCCGACCTCGACGGCACGATCGTCAGCTACAGCTGGAACTTCGGCAACGGCCAGAGCGGCTCCGGGGTGACCGCGTCGGCGAGCTACACGATCCCCGGCACCTACGACGCCGTCCTGACGATCACCGACAACAGGGGGGCGACGAGCACGGCGCACACGACCGTCCTCGTCAACCGGCCGCCGAACCAGGCGCCGCTCGCGCAGGCCTCGGCCACGCCGTCGACCGGCACGGCACCGCTCCTGGTGCAGCTGAGCAGCGCCGGCTCGAGCGATGCCGACGGCGCCATCGTCAGCTACGCCTGGAACTTCGGTGACGGCCAGAACGGCACCGGGCCCTCCCCGACGCACGCCTACACCGCAGCGGGGACCTACACGGCGACGCTCACCGTCACCGACAACCAGGGGGCCACGGCGCTGAAGAGCACGACGATCACGGTCGTCGCACCGAACCAGCTGCCCACGGCGGTCATCCAGGCCTCGCCGACGGCCGGTCCCGCGCCGCTGCTGGTCAACCTCAACGGCGCCTCGTCGACCGATCCCGACGGCTCGATCGTCCAGTACACCTGGGACCTCGGCAACGGCCAGACGGCGACGGGGCCCACCACCTCGACGACCTACTCGGCGGCCGGCACCTACACCGTGAAGCTGACGGTGAAGGACGACAAGGGCGCCCAGCGCTCGGCCACCCAGGCCATCGTCGTGAGCGGTGCCAACGCCAAGCCCGTGCCGGCGCTGCTGGCGCTGCCCACCTCGGGCGTCGCACCGCTGCTGGTCACGGTCAACGCGACCGGTTCGGTCGATCCCGACGGCTCGATCGTGAGCTACCAGTGGGACTTCGGCAACGGTCAGACCGCCAACGGGCTGCTCAGCCAGGTCACCTACACCACGGCCGGCACCTACACGATCACCCTCACGGTGAAGGACAACAAGAACGCCACCTCCACGGCGACCGAGACCATCGTGGTCGACCCGCCCCAGACGGTGACCGACCGGGTCCGGATCCAGTTCAACGGCGCTCGCAACTACGCCTACGAGGGCCGGACGACCACGGGCAACCTCTACATCAACCGTGACGAGTTCGGCATCTCGAAGGTCGGCGGCAGCGCCGGCTACGTCGGCCCGGGCGGGTCCTCGGGCACGATCACCGTGGACCTGAACCGGTTCCTCTGGTTCAACTCCTTCCTCGGGACCGTGACGGTCAACGACTCGCAGAACGGGATCGGCAACCTGTCGTCGCAGGTCGTGTTCACGGCGCTGTCCAGCCCGTCGGCCAACTCCGCCCGACTGTCCGGGACCTGGTACCTGGGCGGCCAGTGGTGGGACCCGGCCTCGGCGTACGGCTTCGCCTTCACCATCGACGACAGGGCCTGA